The sequence GTCTGCGCCGACGACTACACCCGGGCGAAGCCCGACCCGGAGGCGTTCCTGCTCGCGGCGGAGCAGCTCGGCGTACCCCCGGAGTCCTGCCTGGTCTTCGAGGACACCGACCTGGGCATCCAGGCCGCGACGGCGGCCGGCATGGCTTCGGTACGCGTGCCGCAACAGCGCACGCCCTGACGTCTCAGGCCACAGTCAGCAGGAGCTTTCCGGCGAAGGACGTCTGTAGGCGCTGGTGCGCATCCCGCACCTTGCCCAGCGGGAACTTCTCCGCGACGTGCACCACGAACGGTCCCGCCTCGATGAGTTCGTTGAGGCGCTGCAACTGTCGAGGGCTCGATTCGCCGTCGTACGCGCGGACCGTCACACCCGGCCGTTCCTGCGGCTCGGGCCGCACCCCGTGGGCGAACGCGACCACCCCGCCGTCGGTCAGCGCCTCGGTGAGCCGGTCCAGTGTCGCGCCGCCGGCCATGGCCAGGATGGCGTTCACCCCGCCCGGCGCCGTGTCCCGGATCCGGGCCAGCACGTCGGTCATGTCGCCGTGGCCGTCGACTGACACGTCGGCCCCGAGCCGGGTCACCAGCGCGACGCCGTCCGTCCCGGACGCCACGGCGATCACGTTCAGCCCCTGCCGCTTCGCCAACTGCACGGCCAGGTGGCCCTGACCGCCGCTCGCGCCGAAGATCAACAGCCAGTCGCCGGCCGACAGGCTGAGCGCGTCGAGCCCGGCCAGCGCGGTCAGCGCGTCGGTGGGCATGGCACCGGCGTGCTCCGGCGGCACACCGTCGGGCACCTTCGCCGCGTACTCCGCCTTGACCGACGCGTACTCGGCGTAGAAGCCGCCCTTCGGCCGGGTGGTGGCGGAGACGTAGACCAGGTCACCCACTCCCACGTTCGTCACAGTGCTGCCGGCCGCGATGACGGTTCCGGCGCCGTCGGAGCCGGGCACGATCGGGAGCGCCGAGCCCTCCGGCACCAGTGCGCCCTCCCGCTCGTACACGTCCCACACCCCGACGCCGGCGCTCCAGACCTTGATCAGCACCTCGTCGTCGGCAACCTGCGGAATCGGCAACTTCCGCAGGGTGATCACCTCCGGCCCGCCGAACTCGTCCAAGGCCGCAGCCTGCATCCGCTCTGGCACATCCCCGTCAACCATGTGGATTCCCTCTCCGTGCCGGCGTCACCGTCGCAGCATGCCGGCTCGGGACCAGGCGTGGCCCGGAGCTGAGCGTCGTTCACCCACAAGGACGAACGCCCGCGCTCGGCGGGCCCCGCCCGGCGTAGCCGGGGCGGGCACGGGAATGTCCGCGTACCGCCCCGGGCGCGAGCGCGGGAGCGTCGCGCTGGCCACGGGACCGACCGGAAGGGGCATCGTGCGCGCTCGGTCGACGCGGGCCACGGCCTGGCTCCTGGTGGCACTGGCCGCGGCCTCCGGCTGCATCGACGTGATCTGTCTGACCAAACTCAACGGCTACTTCGCCAGCGTCGTCACCGGCAACCTGGTGCACTTCGGCCACGCGCTCGCCACGGCGGACACCCGCTCGCTCGCGGGTGCGGTGGTGGCGGTCGGCGGGTACGCGGTGGGCGTGGCCGGTGCCACTGTGCCGTTGCGTCACACCCCACCAGGTTGGAACCGCCGTACCGCTGTGGTGACGTCGGTCGAGGCGGTGCTGCTGCTCGGCTTCACTGTGGGCTGGTTGGCCTGTTCGGCACGTCCCGGGTACGGCTTCGGGCTCGTGCTGTTGGCGATGGCCGCCCTGTCGAGCGGCATCCAGAGCGTGATCACAGTGGCCGCCGGCGTACGGGGTGCGTCGACCACCTACCTGACCGGCTCGCTGACCGAGCTGGTCCGGCGGCGCGTCGTCGACCCGCACCGGTTCGCCGACGTGGGCGGCGTCGGCCGGCTCGCGGGGCTGGTGGTCGGCGCCGTACTCGGCACCGTGGTGCTGCGTACGGCCCCGACCTGGGCCTCCGTGCCGGCAGCGGTGCTGGTGGTCGCCGTGATCGCGTTCGCGGTCGGCCTGACCCAGCGCGCGACGACCGGCGCCGGCCGCGTTGACCGGAGCGGCGATTAGGACGTCTGCGGCTCCGGTCCGCGAAGCGCCTGCTCGACGGCGTCGCGTACCCGGGCATCCTCGCGCGCCTTGCGCTGCGCCCGGTTGCGGCGCCGGTAGAGGTACGCCCCGACGAGTACGGCGATCAGCACGACGAGCGCCAGCACCAGCGTCCAGGGCAGGGCCCAACCGTGTGCGGTGACCTGGACCGGCTTGAGCGGGGTGGTGGAACCCGAGGCGTCGGTGAGCAGCGGTGTCACTGTCGCGGTAGCGGCCAGCGAGATGGCGGGAGCCACCCCGTGGACGGGCACCGTCACGTTCCAGCTCTCACCCGGCAGCAGCTCCGGCGGTGCGGCGACGTCCTCGGCCCGTACCCGCAGTAGGCCGAACGGGCCCGAGACGGTCACCGCCTGCTTACCGGACAGGGCCGCGTTGCCGACGTTGTGGACCTGGTAGGTGATGGTGGCGTCACCCTTGCTGAACGGGTTGGTCGGTCCGGCGTACGTGACGTGGAGGTTCTCGATCGCGAGGTTCGGCCTCAGTTCGCCACCCACCCGCAACTTGATCCGGATGCCGAGGCGCCGGTCGACGTTGATCCCCTCAGCCTGGTCGGCCTGGGTGAGCGTGGTGAGGATGCCACCGACGTAGTCACCGGGCGTGGCGTTCTCCGGAACGCTGACCTTGAAGGGCACCTGGGCGGTCTTTCCGGGCTGGATGACGACGCTGCCGGCGTTCGGCTTCACCCAGGCGCCGACCGCGATGGACTTCGTGTCCCTGGTGAGCAGGTCGAGTTGGCCGGCGTCGGTGGTGAAGCCGTCGGCCGCGTACACGGAGAGAGTCAGCGGCGCCGGGCCGCGGTTGGCCACGACCATGGCGTCCTCGACGGCGCCACCCGGGTTGACGTTGTAGCTGTAGCTGGACCGGGCCTCGCCGTAGCCGTTGGAGGCAGTCCGGACCGTCCAGGCGACGTTACCGTCCGCCGCCACTGCGGGACCGGCACCGACACCGACGGCCGCGACGACGGCGAGCAGGGACAGTGCGGTCGTACGGAGGCGTGCGGCGGTCGTGGTCTTCCAGCGAGTTACGGACGGTTGCATCTCAAGTCCTTGTGGTGATCTTGGTAGTGGGTGAACCGGTGGCGGGGTAGGCCCCGAAGGTGCCTACCCCGCCGAATGGAACAGTCCGGTCAGCTGCTCAGTGCGGTGATCGTGAGGGTGGTGCGGTAGCTGCCCTTCGCGATGCTGTCCGGGATCTTCAGGTCCAGGTCAGCACCGAGCTTGGCGCCGCCACGCGGGTGACCCTGCGCGGCCGCGGCGAGCCCGCTGGAGACCGAGAGGCCCTTGCCCTGGTCGTCGAACGACGACAGGACCGGAGCACCGGCCTCGGCGCCCGCGCCGGCGTCGAGCACGTACGGGTTCCAACCGAGGTAGGAGCCGGAGAACTTCTTGTCGGCGTCCTGGAAGTCGCCGACGTTGGCCGAGATCGACCACGGGGCGAGCGAGCGACGGCTGTCCGACACGAGGATCGGGTTGATCTTGCCGTTGGCCTGGAAGTAGGTGCCGTCGCGCTCCTGCGCGGTACCCAGGTCGACCAGACCGTTGTAGCCGTCGATCGTCCACCCGAACTCGCCCGGAGCCGGGTTCGGCACGTTGACCTGGATGGCCTGGCCGTCACCGTTGTACGGGTGCACTGTCACCTTGTCGGTGATCGAGCCGACCGGCTGACCGTCCGGGGTGTTGACGCAGGAGAGGCCCTTCTCGACAGCCGCGTTCGGCGCCGCGCAGGTGCCACTGCGAACGTTGGCCAGGACCAGCTTGTCACCGCGCACCTGCACCTTGACGTAGCTGCGCACGTGCTCCTGGTTCTGCGACGAGTTGTACCAGTACTTGTTCGGGTCCAGCGGGTCCGGGCCGTTGCCACGGATGCCGGTGCCGGTGGTGTCCGGCTTCTTGATGTCGTAGTACTTCGAGCCGGAGGCCGAGTTGGCAGTCACGTAGATGACGCCGCCCGGGCCGGGGAACACCTCGGCAGCACCCGGCTGCTCGGCCGGGTTCTCCTTCTGACCGTTCTTGATCGAGTAGCTACGGGAGTAGCTGTGGTCGTGGCCCTGAAGGACCATGTCGACGCCGAGGTTGGAGAACGCGGTGGTGAAGTCTTCCCGCCGCTGCTTGTTGTCGGTGTCGGTCGCGTGGCTGGCCGGCGAGTAGATGGAGTGGTGGTAGACCAGCACCTTCCACTTGGCCTCGGAGCCGTGCTTGTTGATGACGTCGGTGACGTACGCGACGTGCGCCGCGTCGCCGCCGGCGGAGCCGTCCGCCGGGTTGGCGTAGCTGTTGCTGTTCAGGTCGATGAACAGCACATCCTTGTGGATGAACCAGTAGTCACCGCCGGACCGGGTCGCCTGGTCCCCGTTGTAGTACGCAGACGAGCGGTCGGTGTTCGGGGTGAAGTGGTGCTGCTCGTAGGACTTGCCGCCGACGTCGTGGTTGCCGATGGTGGCGACGAGCGGGATCTGACGCAGCTGGTCGGGGGCCAGGAACGAGGTCCACTGACCCTCGTCGTTGGCGCTCTCGACGTGGTCGCCGGCGGACACCAGCAGCTCGGCGTTCGGGTTGGCCGCGGTGGCCACCTTCAGGGTGTCCTCCCAGCCGGCCTGGTCCTTCAGCCGGTCACCGGAGGAGCCGATCTGCGGGTCGCCGAAGAACAGGAAGTCGTAGTCGCCCTCGAAGTCCTGGGTCTTGAAGGCGTACGCCGGGGACCAGCTGCCCTCGGCGCCGACCCGGTACGAGTACGCCGTGTTCTCCCGCAGGTTGCTGATCGTGGCGTGCCGGTTGAAGCCGGTGGTGGAGGTGTTCGCCGCACCGACGGCGTCGAAGCTGAGGGCGCCGGCCGGGAACTCGCCGTTGACGATCTCGGCGGTCGGGGCGAGCTGGATCTTCTGCGCGGTGTCGGCCGAGGAGTACCAGCTCACGATGCGCTGGGTCTCGTTGGCGCCGACGCCGAGGACCACACCGGTGATCGTGGTGGACTCGGCCGCGCTCGCGGTGGCCATCAGGCCACTACCGAGAGCCGCGCCCATTCCGAGGAAACCGGCTGCGACCCCGGCGACCAGGCGCCGCCGCACGAGCGCGGAGGCCCGTGTCGAGGTGCTCAATGTCATCGACATTGTTCCCTTTTCAAATAGAGAAATGGATTGTGCCTTCACCCGACGCTGGGGAAGCAATTCCACGCTTTCGCCGCCCGATGAACCAACCGTGAACGTGATCTTGCGAAAGACTGCACTTCACGAACTACTTAGCCCTACTCATGATCCAGAAACGCGCTGCACAAACCAGATCAACCCCATAATGGACACGGCTGCGGAAACGGCTCCCGTCGCCCAGAGGCCGGCTTTCGGCGCACGACGGCGCAGCACGAACAGCAGCGGGAAGACGACAGCGATAATCGTCAACTGGACGACCTCGATGCCGACGTTGAACACCAGCAGCGACCACAGCAGGGTCCACGACCACGCCTCGTCGATACCCAGCGCGCCCGCGAAGCCAAGGCCGTGCACGAGGCCGAAGCAGAACACCACGCCGAGGCGGATCCAGCCGGCCCGATCCAGGCTGAAGTGACCGCGCCCGGCCGTCTCCAGGTCGGCCGCGTGTTCACCACGTCGCCAGATCCCCCACAGGTGCCAGCCGGCGACGACGGCGATCGACAACGCGATGATCGGCTCAACGATCACCCCCGGAACCTCGACCAGGCCGAGCGCGGCCAGCATGAACGTCACCGAGTGCGCCAGGGTGAAACTGGTGGCCGCGAGCACGATCTCCCGGAGCCGCCGCGACCCGGCGATGAGCGCCAGCAGGAACAGGATGTGGTCGACCCCGGTCAGCAGGTGCTCGGCGCCCAGGAGGAAGAACTCGCCGAACCGCTCGTACCAGGCCTGCGCGGTCGAGAAGGACGGGTTGGCGGCGTCCAGCGCCGCGCTGCCGGAACGGCCGTCGATCTCGTAGGTGACGATCGTCTTCGTGCCCTTGACGTAGCCCTCGTCATCCGGGAAGAGGCCGCTGCGCACCACGTGCTCGTCGACAGGCTCGGGGCAGGTCCAGTCGAGGAGCAGGTTCGCGTACGGCACGCCCTCGCGCTCCCCGATCGTCGCGTCACCCACCTGCGTCGGCCGGCAGGCCGCACCCCGGGAACTCACCGAGAACCGGTCGGAGACGTATCCGAGGACCGCCGACGCGTGACCCTTCAGGGCGGCGGCCTGGGCGGCGCTGTCGCCCGCCTCGAACGCGGCGGTTCCCACCTGGAAGAGCGGGTCGTCGTCGCCGGCATCCGCGGCGGACACCACGAGGAGGTCGTATTCGAGCTCCACCCCGGTCCGAATGTGACCCTCATCTCCCGCTGCAATTTTCGCGTACACAGTCGACGAGAAGCCGTGCGCGGACGCCGGTTCGGTGCTCAGAAACGGAACCACTGCCGCTGCGAAACCGACAGCGGCGACGAAAACGGTACGGCGGATCCGGCCTGACATTCGACTCCCTCGGTTGGCCAGTGCACGTTGCATGTCGTGGGTGAACACCAACCCGCGTACCGACGAACCGCCGGAAAACAAAGTCCCCGAACGGCGGCCCACCGATTACCGGTGACCGGAATTGAGATAGGAATACGAAGAAGTACGCGCACTTTCCGCCACCACCCGGAGGACGATCACCTTGCGCCCCCCGCTTCGGGCCGTTGTCATGCTGGCCGCGACCGCCGCGCTGGTCACCGCCTGCAACTCCAGCGACGACTGGTCCGAGCCCCGTCCGGCGCCCAGCGCCATCGGCACTCTCGGCCCGGGGTTCGTCGACCCCTCCACGAAGCCCGCGCCGGAGGCGACCATCACCCCGCAACCCGGCTCGTGGGCCGGCGTCCACCCGCCGAAGGACTACCGCGTCGTCCTGCTGACCAGCGGTACGGACAACCCGACCAAGGCCCTGGTGACGGCGGTGAAGGAATGGGCCGACGACGAGGATGTCGACCTCAGGACGATCGCCGTCGGCAGTGCGCACGACACCGTTCCCAGCATCGCCAAGGCGATGGAGATGGGCCCGGACCTCATCGTCAGCGCAGGCAACGACCTCATCGACGGGCTCGCGCTGGTCACCCCGAACCACCTGGACGAGAAGTTCCTCGTGGTCGGCGCGGAACTGGCCGAGCCCACCCACAACGTCACAGCTGTCGACTGGGAAGGCGCGTCGTTCCGTGGCGAAGGGCTGGGGATGTCCTCGACGTACGACCCGAACTCGTTCACCGCGGACCGCTGCGCGGCGGCCATCCGGGCGGGCGTGGCCGCCGTCCTCAACGACCTGACCGGGCTCGTGGTCTGGCTCTGACACCGGAGGGCTGGGCTCCCGCGCGGGTACCCCGGTCGCCGCATCCGTTCGGCTGATTTTCGGGCCGGAAAGACGAGCTGCGTGGATTGGTCCTGCGTGCGATCCTTTGCCGGTTGATCATGATCGGGACCGGTAGTGGGGGCAGGGTTTGGGTACCGCTTCGCGCATTCACCGACGGATGGTGTCGCTGGGCGTCGCCGTGACGCTCGTCTGCGGCGCGGCGGTGGGGCTCACCTCCGCCACCGCCATCGCGGCGGCGAGCGCACCGACCGATCTCAAGACCGCCGGTAATCCCTGCGCCAGCGCCGCCCCTGGGCCGTACCTGAACCCGGCGGACTTCGGCAGCGCCGAGGCCGTCTCGCTACAGGGCACCCACAGCGGTACCCCCCGGAGCGGACGGCAGGCGGACTTCCAGGTGTGGGACGTCACCGACCCGGCACGACCGCAGCAGTGGCTCATCGAGATGGGCGAGGAGAGCAACACCGTCTACGTCCAACTCGAGGACAGCTCGCGGCAACTCGACGGCGTCACGTACGCCTGGCGGGTGCGGGTCCTCGACGGCGCGGACGCGTCGCCGTGGAGCAACACGTGCCACTTCACTGTCGATCGCAGCGGAGGCCCGGCACCAACAGTCACCTCGACCGATTACCCCGTCAGCAGTTGGGGCGGCACTGGCGCGATCGGTGTCCCCGGCACGTTCACCCTGACCCCGGCCTCCGCCGACACCGTCAGCTACCTCTACGAGTTCCACTCGAGCGAACTACCTGACGAGTACCAGGAATCCAGTGTGGATGCTGTCGGACTCGGGGGGCCGGCGGTCGTCACGTTCACGCCCAAGGCTGCCACTTCCCACTCAGTGACGGTCTATGCCGTCGACCGCGCGGGAAACAGGTCCGAGCGGACGACTCACCCGTTCTACGTCAAGGAGACCCGACCGGAGGTCTTCTCCGCCGCCTACCCGGCCTACCTGCCGAACCAGGACTACAACGTCGGCGTACCGGGCGCGTTCGATTTTCGGGCCACGGTTGCCGGCACGGCGTCCTTCGCGTGGCGGATCGACGAGGGCGGACCGTCCGGCGCCGTGCCGGCGGACGCCAGCGGGAAGGCGACGGCGATGATCGCCCCGACCCGCGGCGGCCAGCAGACCCTGTACGTCCACAGCGTCACCCAGGACGGCACCGCGCACGCCCCTCGCGCCTACACGTTCGCGGTTGACGACGCCCCGGTCCTCACCGGTGACACCCGGGGGGAGGTGACGATCGGCTCCTCGCTCACCATCCACCTCGCCCCGCGCGCGCCGCAGGTGGTGGAGTACCTGTACTGGCCGGAATACCCGCGCGGTGACCAGCGGCCGGTGGTGACGACCACGGTGCCAGCCCGCCCGGACGGCAGCGCCGACCTCGTCTGGACCGCCACCGAGACCCGCGTCGACGGCCTGTGGATCCAGAGCCGGAGCGCGGACGGCACCCTGTCCACCCCTCGCTGGCTGCGAGTCTCGGTCGACGATGCGGCACCGACCGTGACCCGCACCGGCAGCACCGCGGCCGGCACCTCGTCCACCTTCACCGCGCACAGCTCGATGGCCGACATCGTCGACTACGTGGCGACGCTGAACAGCGACGACAGCACGAAACAGGTTCTCCGTCCGGCGGCCAACGGCAAGGTCACCTTCAGCTTCAAGACGATGGTGATCGGCCACAACTACGTGAACGTCGTTGCCCGTAACGCCGCCGGCGTGCAGACGGAGAGGGGCGCCCAGGTCTGGACGACGACGGACGAGCCGCAGGTCAGCTCCGTCGAGTTCCCGGAGAACGGCAGCGGCCGACTGGCCACCGGCACGTTCACCTTCAGCTCGTACCTGCCCGACACCGTGGGCTACCACTACTCGATGAACAGCGGGTCGTACGTGACCGTCCCGGCCCGCGCCGACGGCACCGCGCAGGTGACCTGGACGCCGACGGCCGAGGGCGCCCACCGTCTCAGGGTTTTCCGGATCAAAGCCGACACCCATTGGTCCCGGACGTTCAAGGACCACCTGTTCGCGGTCGCCAACGCTGTCACCACTGTCGCATCCGTCGCTCCGGGCACCGTGCCGTCCGGCGACCTGAGAACGATCACCATTGACGGCACCCAACTGCACCAGGACGACAAGGTCGAGGTGACCCCCTACCGCACGGTGCCGATCCGGGCCTGGGTGAAGACGGTCTCGGCGGACCGCAGGACGCTCACCGTCGAGGTGGATCTCAGCCACGCACTGCTCGGTCCGGCCACCCTGACCCTGCACCCGTACGGAACGCTCAAGCCGGTGGTCCTGGCCAACGCGTTCACGATCGGCCCACCCCCAGCACTGCAGTCGGTCAAGCCGCCCACCATCAGCGGGACGGTGGCGGCCGGTGGCACCGCCACGGTGGACCCGGGCGAATGGACGCCCAGCGCGGAGGGCTACTGGTACCAGTGGTCGGCGAACGGTGTCGATATCTGGAACGCGAACGACTCGACGTTCACGATCCCTGTGGCGCTGGTCGGGCAGCGGCTGACGGTAGCGGTCACGGCCAGCCGGGACCGCTACACCTCGACCACTGTCACCTCGGCCGCCGTCGCGGTCGGCAGGACGATCGGGCTCCCGCACCCGCCGACATTGGACCCGGACGCGAGGTGGTCGAAAACGCGTCGTCCCCCGACCTGACCGGAACGAACGCGACCCGGCCGGCCCTCGCGCTCAGCGCGGGGCCGGCCCTTTGTCCTCGAACTCGTACGTGGTGGTCAGGCCCTCGGGCAGGTCGGGGACCAGGGCGTTGGTGCCGTCCACCACCTGGACGTAGCGCTTGCCCTGGAAGATCGAGTAGCTGCCGTCGGGAACCTGATCGATCCGGAAGAGCTGCGTCGAGGCGGCCGGGTCACACGGCCGGCCGCGTACGCTGCCCGGCGCGGCGTCGTGCACGACTGTCATGCAGATCGTGTCGGCACCGGACGCCCGGAGGATCCGGTACCTGTCGCCCTCGGGGCGCAGCACCCACAGCGCCCGATCGTCGATGCCCTGTTCGGTGGTGGCCCGCACCTGGTCGCCGTCGCTGTCGATGGCCAACGTCGCTCCGCGCATGCCGGGCAGCACGATCTGGACCTGCCGCCGGCCGGCGAGGATCTCCTGCGGTCCCGCCGAGGCGGTCGCGGACGGGGTCACGGACGGCGCGACCTGGGTGGCCGGGCCGACACCCGGCGTCTCGACGTCGTTCCGCGCTTGCAAGACGGTGGTGCCAGCGGCGATGGCCAGCACGGCCAACCCCGTGGCGCCGACGGCCGCCCGACGCCGCCGACGCCTGTCACTGCGGTGCCGCAACGTCTGTGCCCCCGGCAGCGTGGCGACTCGCCGGACCTCGTCCACGATCGCGGTGAGATCGTCGCGCGGATCAGCCATGGGAGCTCTCCTCCTGGTGCGCATCGGTCAGCAACCCGGCCATCGCTCTGCGACCTCGGGCGAGGTACGTCTTCACCGTTCCGACGGGCGCCTGCATCTCGGCTGCCACCTCCGCGACGCTGAGATCGTTGAGATGGTGCAGAACGACGGCCCGCCGCTCGTTGGCGCTCAGCCGTTGCAGCGCCTGCAACAGCGCGACGTGGTCCTCGTTCAGCCCGGGCACGCCCTGGTCGACCGCGGCCCGGCGGTGCGCGCGTACGCGGTTGAACGCCTTGCGCCAGCTGCTCACCGCGATCCGGGAGGCCACCCGGCGGACCCACGCCTCCGGACTGTCCGTCTCCCGCACCGTCGCCCACCGCTGCCAGGCCCGCATGAACGCCTCGGCGACGGCGTCCTCCGCCTCGGCGCGGTTGCCGGTGAGCGCGTACACGTGACCCACGACCCGACCCGCGCAGGCCGCGTAGAGAGCGTCGAACTCTTCGGCGTCACGCATCCGACCGGTGCCCTCCCCTGCCTCGTCCCCTGGTCACCGCCGCATGGAACTCGCATGGGTGGACCGGTCACGTCGGCGCGGGGCGCGGTTGTGGCCTCCGTCACACCGCAGTGATCAACCTGACGACCTGGCCAGGCGTCATCGTGCCGACCCGGGAGACGCCCGTGGCGGAGAGGACGATGTGCGACGACGGCAACGACGCGCCCTGACAGCCGGCGTACTCGCGACCGCGCTGGTAGCGGCGGGCCTGACCGCCCAACCGGCGAACGCGCAGGAGAGACCGGCGGCTGCGGCTCCCGGCACCCACGGAACCTTCACCCTGATCACCGGGGACCGGGTGTCGCTGGACGCGGCGGGCCGCCCGCAGATCCAGCGCGGGCCGGATCGGGCCGCCATGCGGTTCGTGAGCAGCCGGGAGGACGGTCACCAGTACGTCATCCCGGTGGACGCGGTGCCGCTGGTGCGGGACGGGCGACTCGATCGGCGCCTGTTCGACCTCACCACGCTCGGCGAGTTCGGCTACGACGACCGGGCCGCCGAGTTGCCGCTGCTGGTCGCGTACCCCGAGAACATGGCGGCGCGGGCGCGGACCGCTACCACCGGGGGTGCCGGGCGGGTGCGGGCCGACCTCCCGGCCGCGCACGCGCTCGCGGTCCGGGCGGACCGGGACGACCGGGTGACGCTCTGGGCGTCGCTCACCAGGGGTACGTCGTCCGCGCGCACCCTCGCCGCGGGGGTCACCCACATCTGGCTGGACGGCAAGCGCACGGTCTCCCTCGATCGCAGCGTGCCGCAGATCGGTGCCCCGGCGGCGTGGCAGGCCGGTTTCGACGGCACCGGCATCACCGTCGGCGTGCTGGACACCGGGATCGACGCCAGCCACCCCGACTTCGCCGGCCACCTCACCGAGGTCCGGGACTTCACCGGCGGCAACGACCCGAGCGACGCGGTCGGTCACGGCACCCACGTGGCGTCGACGATCGTCGGCAGCGGCGCCGCCTCCGGTGGCAGGTATCGCGGGGTGGCACCGGGGGCGAAGCTGCTCGTCGGCAAGGTCTGCGCCACCACCGAATGCCAGGACTCGGACATCATCACCGGCATGCAGTGGCTCGCGCCGCAGGCCCGGGTGGTCAACCTGAGCGTGGGCGGCGACGACGCGCCCGGCCTCGACCCGCTGGAGACAGCGGTCCAGGAGCTGAGCCACCAGTACGGCACCCTCTTCGTGGTCGCGGCCGGCAACGAGGGGAAGCCGAAGTCGGTCTCCTCGCCGGCCTCCGCCGACGACGCCCTCGCCGTCGCCGCCGTCGACGCCGACGACCAGCGGGCCTACTTCTCCAGCCGAGGTCCGCGCGTCGGCGACAACCACATCAAGCCCGAGATCAGCGCGCCGGGTGTCGACATCGTGGCCGCCGCCCCCGGCGGTGACTACGCCACCATGTCGGGTACGTCGATGGCGACCCCGCACGTGGCCGGCACCGCCGCGATCCTCGCCGGTCAGCACCCGGACTGGACCGGCCCGCAGCTCAAGGCCGCCCTGATGGACTCGGCAAAGCCGACCGGCGAGGACACCATCTACGAGCAGGGCGCCGGCCGGGTGGACATCGCCCGCGCGGTCGCCCAACCGGTCGCCGCCGACGTCGCCGCCATCGACTTTCCGGTGCAGCGCTGGCCGCACGCCGACGACAGCCCGATCACCCAGGTCGTCGGCTACCGCAACACAGGCACCGCGCCGGTCACAGTGACGCTGGCGATCGCTCCGGCCCCCGCCGGCATGCTCACCGTCAGCCCGGCCACGCTGGTGGTGCCGGCCGGTGGCCGCGCCGAGGCGACGATCACCGTAGACACCAGGGTGCACGCCCCGGACGGCGTCTACCAGGGGGCGCTGACCGCGACCGGCGCCGGCGACCTGCGGGTACGGACGCCCTTCGTGCTGAACCGTGAGATCGAGAGCTACGACGTACGGCTCGACCACATCGGACGCGACGGCAAGCCGGCCACCGAGTACACGACAGTGGCGGCGAACCTGACCACCGGCGAGTTCAGCACCCTCGCCACGACACCGGGCGGCGGGATCCTGCGGCTGCCCAAGGGTCGGTACGCGTTGTACAGCACCATCCACGAGGCTTCCGTGTCGACCCTGCTCGCACAGCCGGTCCTGGACGTACGCGGCCCGGTCACCGAGGCGGTCGACGCCCGCACCGCCAAGCCGGTCGCGTTGACAGTGCCGCAGCGCGACGCCGCACCGATCTCGATCAACGTGAGCGCCAACTGGGACGACGGCCTGCGCTACCCGGGCGTCCAGCTCAGCGGAGTGTCAGTCGCTGACGTCTTCTTCGGCCGGCTCGGGCCCGCCGTCGCGGCGCCCGAGTTCACCGCGACGCTGGGCGTGGGGCTCGCCCGACCGGGCAAGGACCGCACCTTCCGGAACAGCCCCTACACCTACGACCTGGCGTACGTCGCCAAAGGCGACATGTTCACCGGCCTGACCAGGAAGCTGTCACCGAAGAACCTCGCCACTGTCAGGACGACCTACCGCAGCCAGTCCGCGACGACGACGGCCACCCGGTTCCACCGCGCGTCGG comes from Micromonospora vinacea and encodes:
- a CDS encoding quinone oxidoreductase family protein produces the protein MVDGDVPERMQAAALDEFGGPEVITLRKLPIPQVADDEVLIKVWSAGVGVWDVYEREGALVPEGSALPIVPGSDGAGTVIAAGSTVTNVGVGDLVYVSATTRPKGGFYAEYASVKAEYAAKVPDGVPPEHAGAMPTDALTALAGLDALSLSAGDWLLIFGASGGQGHLAVQLAKRQGLNVIAVASGTDGVALVTRLGADVSVDGHGDMTDVLARIRDTAPGGVNAILAMAGGATLDRLTEALTDGGVVAFAHGVRPEPQERPGVTVRAYDGESSPRQLQRLNELIEAGPFVVHVAEKFPLGKVRDAHQRLQTSFAGKLLLTVA
- a CDS encoding YoaK family protein, whose translation is MRARSTRATAWLLVALAAASGCIDVICLTKLNGYFASVVTGNLVHFGHALATADTRSLAGAVVAVGGYAVGVAGATVPLRHTPPGWNRRTAVVTSVEAVLLLGFTVGWLACSARPGYGFGLVLLAMAALSSGIQSVITVAAGVRGASTTYLTGSLTELVRRRVVDPHRFADVGGVGRLAGLVVGAVLGTVVLRTAPTWASVPAAVLVVAVIAFAVGLTQRATTGAGRVDRSGD
- a CDS encoding WxL protein peptidoglycan domain-containing protein; translated protein: MQPSVTRWKTTTAARLRTTALSLLAVVAAVGVGAGPAVAADGNVAWTVRTASNGYGEARSSYSYNVNPGGAVEDAMVVANRGPAPLTLSVYAADGFTTDAGQLDLLTRDTKSIAVGAWVKPNAGSVVIQPGKTAQVPFKVSVPENATPGDYVGGILTTLTQADQAEGINVDRRLGIRIKLRVGGELRPNLAIENLHVTYAGPTNPFSKGDATITYQVHNVGNAALSGKQAVTVSGPFGLLRVRAEDVAAPPELLPGESWNVTVPVHGVAPAISLAATATVTPLLTDASGSTTPLKPVQVTAHGWALPWTLVLALVVLIAVLVGAYLYRRRNRAQRKAREDARVRDAVEQALRGPEPQTS
- a CDS encoding purple acid phosphatase family protein, with the translated sequence MTLSTSTRASALVRRRLVAGVAAGFLGMGAALGSGLMATASAAESTTITGVVLGVGANETQRIVSWYSSADTAQKIQLAPTAEIVNGEFPAGALSFDAVGAANTSTTGFNRHATISNLRENTAYSYRVGAEGSWSPAYAFKTQDFEGDYDFLFFGDPQIGSSGDRLKDQAGWEDTLKVATAANPNAELLVSAGDHVESANDEGQWTSFLAPDQLRQIPLVATIGNHDVGGKSYEQHHFTPNTDRSSAYYNGDQATRSGGDYWFIHKDVLFIDLNSNSYANPADGSAGGDAAHVAYVTDVINKHGSEAKWKVLVYHHSIYSPASHATDTDNKQRREDFTTAFSNLGVDMVLQGHDHSYSRSYSIKNGQKENPAEQPGAAEVFPGPGGVIYVTANSASGSKYYDIKKPDTTGTGIRGNGPDPLDPNKYWYNSSQNQEHVRSYVKVQVRGDKLVLANVRSGTCAAPNAAVEKGLSCVNTPDGQPVGSITDKVTVHPYNGDGQAIQVNVPNPAPGEFGWTIDGYNGLVDLGTAQERDGTYFQANGKINPILVSDSRRSLAPWSISANVGDFQDADKKFSGSYLGWNPYVLDAGAGAEAGAPVLSSFDDQGKGLSVSSGLAAAAQGHPRGGAKLGADLDLKIPDSIAKGSYRTTLTITALSS
- a CDS encoding HupE/UreJ family protein — its product is MELEYDLLVVSAADAGDDDPLFQVGTAAFEAGDSAAQAAALKGHASAVLGYVSDRFSVSSRGAACRPTQVGDATIGEREGVPYANLLLDWTCPEPVDEHVVRSGLFPDDEGYVKGTKTIVTYEIDGRSGSAALDAANPSFSTAQAWYERFGEFFLLGAEHLLTGVDHILFLLALIAGSRRLREIVLAATSFTLAHSVTFMLAALGLVEVPGVIVEPIIALSIAVVAGWHLWGIWRRGEHAADLETAGRGHFSLDRAGWIRLGVVFCFGLVHGLGFAGALGIDEAWSWTLLWSLLVFNVGIEVVQLTIIAVVFPLLFVLRRRAPKAGLWATGAVSAAVSIMGLIWFVQRVSGS